The following coding sequences are from one Sphingomonas sp. OV641 window:
- a CDS encoding LysR family substrate-binding domain-containing protein, translating to MHPLFSSLAHDHTSNTLAIGCFASLCRDRLAEPLVAFTSAHPEVAVGVHDMSLGELLPAAGSRRIAVAIGPCDPVAGLAHTNLWIDHAVVAMSPDHPLAAAPAIHAGLLREQVLLISRDRNRAQLHRFLVERLFACTPPARIIADPRNDRLLERVAAGEGVALFCQSQVDASMASLVVRPLADARADFRLRAHWHADDNIPVLDNLIDLLTASRERPS from the coding sequence ATGCACCCTCTGTTCTCTTCGCTGGCTCACGATCATACCTCCAACACGCTGGCGATCGGTTGCTTCGCCTCGCTCTGTCGGGACCGGCTGGCCGAGCCGCTGGTGGCGTTCACCTCCGCTCATCCGGAGGTGGCGGTCGGCGTTCATGACATGAGCCTGGGGGAGCTTCTGCCGGCCGCCGGCTCGCGGCGGATCGCCGTTGCGATCGGTCCGTGCGATCCGGTGGCGGGGCTGGCGCACACCAATCTTTGGATCGACCATGCGGTGGTCGCGATGAGCCCGGATCATCCGCTCGCCGCCGCCCCCGCCATCCATGCCGGCCTGCTGCGCGAGCAGGTGCTTCTGATCTCCCGCGATCGCAATCGGGCGCAGCTTCACCGTTTTCTGGTCGAACGCCTGTTCGCCTGCACCCCGCCGGCCCGCATCATCGCGGATCCCCGCAACGATCGGCTGCTGGAGCGGGTGGCGGCGGGCGAAGGCGTCGCTTTGTTCTGCCAGAGCCAGGTCGATGCCAGCATGGCGTCGCTTGTGGTCCGGCCGCTTGCCGATGCGCGCGCCGACTTCCGGCTTCGCGCGCACTGGCACGCCGATGACAATATCCCGGTGCTGGACAACCTCATCGACCTGCTCACCGCCAGCCGCGAACGGCCAAGCTGA